Proteins encoded within one genomic window of Streptomyces profundus:
- a CDS encoding ribokinase, producing the protein MTDAPAGAVGRRPDDVRPVEGTGRTAVAVVGSANLDLIAGVRTAPTPGETVLATRYEEEVGGKGVNQAVAAARTAPTALVASVGADPEGARIRAHARSRGVDVSEVRDAAERTGRALITLFEQDNVIVVAPLANAALTAEAVEAALTRLGPAVVLTQFEIPEEAVRAAALWCRRSGARLLINPSPVRPVPEEVLALADPLLVNLGEATALAGADPDPGRLAALLARRARSVVVTTGPGGAWVATGGNARHIPVPERVEAVDTSGAGDAFAGHLAAALATGADLDTAVAAGVAVATRLVATPREQR; encoded by the coding sequence GTGACTGACGCGCCCGCCGGGGCGGTCGGCCGTCGGCCGGACGACGTGCGGCCCGTGGAGGGGACGGGCCGCACCGCCGTCGCCGTGGTCGGCTCGGCGAACCTCGATCTGATCGCGGGCGTCCGCACCGCCCCCACGCCCGGCGAGACGGTCCTGGCCACCCGGTACGAGGAGGAGGTCGGCGGCAAGGGCGTGAACCAGGCCGTCGCCGCCGCCCGCACGGCGCCGACGGCGCTGGTCGCGTCCGTCGGCGCCGACCCCGAGGGCGCGCGGATCCGCGCGCACGCCCGGTCCCGGGGGGTCGACGTGAGCGAGGTGCGTGACGCGGCCGAGCGCACCGGCAGGGCTCTGATCACCCTCTTCGAGCAGGACAACGTCATCGTGGTGGCGCCGCTCGCCAACGCCGCGCTCACCGCCGAGGCGGTGGAAGCCGCGTTGACGCGGCTCGGGCCCGCTGTGGTGCTGACCCAGTTCGAGATCCCCGAGGAGGCGGTGCGGGCCGCCGCGCTCTGGTGCCGCCGCTCCGGCGCGCGGCTGCTGATCAACCCCAGCCCGGTGCGCCCGGTGCCGGAGGAGGTGTTGGCGCTGGCCGACCCGCTGCTGGTGAACCTCGGCGAGGCCACCGCGCTGGCCGGCGCCGACCCCGACCCCGGGCGGCTCGCGGCGCTGCTGGCGCGGCGGGCCCGCTCCGTGGTGGTCACCACGGGACCGGGCGGCGCCTGGGTCGCGACGGGCGGCAACGCCCGGCACATCCCGGTGCCGGAGCGGGTCGAGGCCGTGGACACCTCGGGCGCCGGCGACGCGTTCGCCGGACACCTGGCGGCGGCGCTGGCCACCGGCGCCGACCTCGACACGGCGGTGGCGGCCGGCGTCGCGGTGGCCACCCGCCTGGTGGCCACGCCCCGGGAGCAACGCTAG
- a CDS encoding M56 family metallopeptidase, producing the protein MTPGTGLPLLTLLALVACFPAPGALARADWPGRAPILALWTWQCLLGAALLSLLGALLLGSAVVLADLPAPAPAALGSTGPDAASLWLAPVVTLLAAGALWTVRHLAGELRQARRRDRGQRAYVAERVPALPPGLGVGPQPLLVLEDEYPDAWRVPGRPYRLVVTTGAMRRLTPGQLDAVLRHERHHVRARHHWLLRVAAAFGAAFPRVPLFSTFCAQTHRLVEYAADDDAARPHGHLTTALALVALNRHRGVLTCSPDRARLGDRVHRLLNPGDRIGSPQRALITATSLLLPTLAPLTTAAVLL; encoded by the coding sequence ATGACGCCCGGAACGGGGCTGCCGCTCCTGACACTTCTCGCCCTCGTCGCCTGCTTCCCCGCGCCCGGAGCGCTCGCCCGCGCCGACTGGCCCGGCCGAGCGCCGATCCTCGCCCTGTGGACGTGGCAGTGCCTGCTCGGCGCCGCCCTGCTGAGCCTGCTCGGCGCCCTGTTACTCGGCTCGGCCGTGGTCCTCGCCGACCTTCCGGCCCCCGCGCCCGCCGCGCTCGGGAGCACCGGCCCGGACGCCGCCTCGCTCTGGCTCGCCCCCGTGGTGACGCTGCTCGCGGCCGGCGCGCTGTGGACCGTGCGCCACCTGGCCGGGGAGCTCCGCCAGGCGCGTCGAAGGGACCGCGGGCAACGGGCGTATGTCGCCGAACGCGTCCCCGCCCTACCCCCCGGGCTGGGCGTCGGGCCGCAGCCGCTGCTGGTTCTGGAGGACGAGTACCCCGACGCCTGGCGGGTGCCCGGCCGGCCGTATCGGCTGGTGGTCACCACCGGCGCCATGCGCCGACTCACCCCGGGGCAGCTCGACGCCGTTCTCCGCCACGAGCGTCATCACGTGCGCGCCCGGCACCACTGGCTCCTGCGGGTCGCGGCGGCGTTCGGCGCCGCCTTCCCGCGCGTACCGCTCTTCAGCACCTTCTGCGCCCAGACCCACCGGCTGGTGGAGTACGCGGCCGATGACGACGCCGCACGCCCGCACGGCCACCTGACGACCGCCCTCGCCCTGGTCGCGCTGAATCGGCACCGCGGCGTCCTCACCTGCTCACCCGACCGCGCGCGGCTGGGCGACCGCGTGCACCGTCTGCTGAACCCGGGGGACCGGATCGGATCGCCGCAGCGCGCGCTGATCACCGCGACCTCACTGCTGCTCCCGACGCTCGCGCCACTCACCACCGCGGCGGTGCTCCTGTGA
- a CDS encoding MFS transporter, whose protein sequence is MESRRRWWVLATVSVGLLLITVDMTVLYTALPTLTEELGADAAQKLWIINAYPLVMAGLLLGAGTLGDRVGHKRMLLSGLAIFGAASSAAAFASSPTALVAARALLAVGAAAMMPATLSLVRTVFEDERERGVAIGVWGSMSVCGTALGPIVGGVLLEHFWWGSVFLINVPVVAIALVATLLLVPGGAPGADRPWDPIASAQAMAGLAALVYAIKEGTRPDGPLLPVLAALAVAAGAFTLFVRRQRVQRHPLLDFALLRDPRIVAGVTAAGLAMFATAGVQLLLTQRLQLVLGQTPLEAGLVVTAFAVGCLPAALLAGGLVYRVGPRPLICGGLALGATGVALTLLLTPGVLPVLSVEPDRPVWVVPGLLVAGAGLGFAMTAASTAIMGNAPAHRAGMAASVEEVSYELGSLSGVAFLGSALASVYTATVRLPDGAPDAASDSLDAAHVEAAQLPEHSGAALLDAAHTAFDHGYALTLAVACLVLAAGTVLTHRLLAHRASPESGGQVSDEAGQDERRPAGATEAERA, encoded by the coding sequence ATGGAGAGCAGAAGGCGCTGGTGGGTGCTGGCGACGGTCTCGGTGGGACTGTTGCTGATCACCGTGGACATGACCGTCCTGTACACCGCGCTGCCGACGTTGACCGAGGAGTTGGGGGCCGACGCCGCACAGAAGCTGTGGATCATCAACGCCTATCCGCTGGTGATGGCCGGTCTGCTGCTCGGCGCCGGCACCCTGGGCGACCGGGTCGGGCACAAGCGGATGCTGCTGTCCGGCCTGGCGATCTTCGGTGCCGCGTCGTCGGCGGCGGCGTTCGCGTCCTCACCCACCGCGCTGGTCGCGGCCCGGGCCCTGCTCGCGGTGGGCGCCGCGGCCATGATGCCCGCCACCCTCTCCCTGGTGCGGACGGTCTTCGAGGACGAACGCGAGCGGGGCGTCGCGATCGGCGTGTGGGGTTCGATGTCGGTGTGCGGCACCGCGCTCGGCCCGATCGTGGGCGGGGTGCTGCTGGAGCACTTCTGGTGGGGATCGGTCTTCCTGATCAATGTGCCGGTGGTGGCCATCGCGCTGGTCGCCACGCTCCTGCTGGTGCCCGGCGGCGCCCCGGGCGCGGACCGGCCCTGGGACCCGATCGCCTCGGCACAGGCGATGGCCGGCCTGGCCGCGTTGGTGTACGCGATCAAGGAGGGCACCCGCCCGGATGGACCGCTGCTCCCCGTCCTGGCCGCGCTCGCCGTCGCCGCCGGCGCGTTCACCCTGTTCGTGCGGCGGCAGCGCGTCCAGCGGCACCCGCTGCTGGACTTCGCGCTGCTGCGGGACCCCCGGATCGTGGCGGGCGTCACCGCCGCCGGGCTGGCCATGTTCGCCACCGCCGGGGTCCAGCTGCTGCTCACCCAGCGGCTGCAACTCGTCCTCGGTCAGACGCCGTTGGAGGCCGGTCTCGTGGTCACGGCGTTCGCCGTCGGCTGCCTGCCCGCGGCCCTGCTCGCCGGCGGCCTGGTGTACCGGGTCGGGCCTCGGCCGCTGATCTGCGGCGGGCTCGCACTGGGCGCGACCGGTGTCGCGCTGACCCTGCTGCTGACGCCCGGCGTGCTGCCGGTGCTCAGCGTCGAGCCGGACCGACCGGTGTGGGTGGTTCCAGGGCTGCTGGTCGCCGGAGCCGGGCTCGGCTTCGCGATGACCGCCGCCTCCACCGCCATCATGGGCAACGCGCCCGCCCATCGCGCCGGGATGGCCGCCTCGGTCGAGGAGGTCTCCTACGAGCTCGGCAGCCTCTCCGGCGTGGCCTTCCTGGGCAGCGCGCTCGCCTCCGTCTACACCGCCACGGTGCGGCTCCCGGACGGCGCGCCTGACGCCGCCAGCGACAGCCTGGACGCGGCGCACGTCGAGGCCGCCCAACTCCCGGAGCACAGCGGCGCGGCGCTGCTGGACGCCGCGCACACCGCCTTCGACCACGGCTACGCCCTCACCCTGGCGGTGGCCTGCCTGGTGCTGGCCGCCGGCACGGTCCTGACCCACCGCCTGCTAGCCCACCGCGCCTCACCCGAGTCCGGCGGCCAGGTGTCGGACGAAGCGGGCCAGGACGAGCGGCGACCGGCCGGGGCCACCGAGGCGGAACGGGCATGA
- a CDS encoding TetR/AcrR family transcriptional regulator: MRPSAKRAILDAAVRVTEREGITGLTLESAAVEAGVTKPGLMYHFPNRDALLLALQRHLTGAWEERLEAEVGGPAADATPREKAAAYARVGVAGGAAKADLAFMVESASRPELAAVWAALMERWAPLPTSAERREVDLLVARLAADGMWLLDATGDTALSGEVRRALGERLAELADGR, encoded by the coding sequence ATGCGACCGAGCGCGAAGAGAGCCATCCTGGACGCGGCCGTCCGCGTCACCGAACGCGAGGGCATCACGGGCCTCACCCTGGAGTCCGCCGCGGTGGAGGCGGGAGTCACCAAACCCGGCCTGATGTACCACTTCCCCAACCGCGACGCGCTGCTGCTCGCCCTCCAGCGGCATCTGACCGGCGCCTGGGAGGAGCGGCTGGAAGCCGAGGTGGGCGGGCCCGCCGCTGACGCCACCCCGCGGGAGAAGGCCGCCGCCTACGCCCGGGTCGGCGTGGCGGGTGGCGCGGCCAAGGCGGATCTCGCCTTCATGGTCGAGTCCGCCTCACGCCCCGAACTGGCCGCCGTGTGGGCCGCGTTGATGGAGCGCTGGGCGCCCCTGCCGACCTCTGCCGAACGTCGCGAGGTGGATCTGCTGGTGGCCCGGCTCGCGGCCGACGGGATGTGGCTCCTGGACGCCACGGGTGACACCGCGCTCTCCGGCGAGGTGCGGCGAGCACTGGGCGAGCGACTCGCCGAGCTGGCCGACGGCCGGTAG
- a CDS encoding ArsR/SmtB family transcription factor — MSVSSCDCVVSRLVTSADGCCGSSGVEGLSTSEAEKLAGMFKALSDPVRLRLLSRIASRPGGEACVCDIQDVGVSQPTVSHHLRKLREAGLLVSERRASRVYYRLVPAVAPWARHWL; from the coding sequence ATGTCGGTTTCCTCGTGTGACTGTGTCGTGTCGCGGTTGGTGACGTCGGCGGACGGGTGCTGTGGGTCGTCGGGGGTCGAGGGGCTTTCGACGTCGGAGGCGGAGAAGCTGGCCGGCATGTTCAAGGCCCTGTCGGACCCGGTGCGGCTGCGGTTACTGTCCCGGATCGCGAGTCGGCCGGGGGGTGAGGCGTGTGTCTGCGACATCCAGGACGTGGGCGTCTCCCAGCCGACCGTGAGCCACCACCTCCGGAAGCTGCGGGAGGCCGGTCTGCTGGTGTCGGAGCGCAGGGCGAGCCGGGTCTACTACCGGCTGGTTCCGGCTGTCGCTCCCTGGGCGAGGCACTGGCTGTGA
- the gpmI gene encoding 2,3-bisphosphoglycerate-independent phosphoglycerate mutase, whose protein sequence is MSQPGLLLVLDGWGHAPPAPDNAISLATTPTLDALTEHATLAEASGDAVGLLPGTVGNSEIGHLVIGAGRPLPYDSLLVQHAIDDGSLARDPRLTKLISDVAARDGTLHLIGLCSDGQIHAHVDHLRALLAAASAAAPLRVAIHAITDGRDVADHTAAGYLDRVLGHIGEAGIGTLATVVGRGYALDKAGRLDLTEQAVALVADLGGRAARTPEAAVAGGTGDEWTAPTHLPGAAPIADGDGLVWFNFRSDRVQQFADALHDHLAATGRTVSALSLARYDTRTPITPLVERADASGGLGDQLRAAGVRSARIAEAEKFEHVTYYLNGRDRSPRPVEEHLRITDAAPPDYVARPEMNIDRLTDAILTATARTDLPLVVANLPNMDVVGHTGDLDATVAACAHTDRAMASLLKAAEEAGRWVLAVGDHGNAERMTTTGGGARRPYGGHTTHPVPLAIRTADGGTPPPAAHATLADVAPTVLRLLDVPPGLTMTGKPLL, encoded by the coding sequence ATGTCTCAGCCCGGTCTGCTCCTCGTCCTCGACGGCTGGGGCCACGCGCCGCCCGCGCCGGACAACGCGATCTCCCTGGCCACCACCCCCACCCTCGACGCGCTCACGGAGCACGCCACCCTCGCCGAGGCGTCCGGGGACGCCGTCGGGCTGCTGCCCGGCACCGTCGGCAACTCCGAGATCGGGCACCTGGTCATCGGCGCCGGCCGACCGCTGCCCTACGACAGCCTCCTGGTGCAACACGCCATCGACGACGGCAGCCTGGCGCGCGACCCGAGGCTGACCAAGCTGATCTCGGACGTCGCCGCCCGCGACGGCACGCTCCACCTGATCGGCCTGTGCTCGGACGGACAGATCCACGCCCATGTCGACCATCTCCGCGCCCTGTTGGCCGCCGCCTCGGCGGCGGCCCCGCTGCGCGTGGCGATCCACGCCATCACCGACGGCCGGGATGTCGCCGACCACACCGCCGCCGGCTACCTCGACCGCGTCCTCGGCCACATCGGGGAGGCGGGCATCGGAACGCTGGCGACCGTCGTGGGTCGCGGCTACGCCCTCGACAAGGCGGGCCGCCTCGACCTCACCGAGCAGGCGGTCGCGCTCGTCGCCGACCTCGGGGGCCGGGCGGCGCGGACCCCGGAGGCGGCCGTCGCCGGCGGTACGGGCGACGAGTGGACCGCCCCGACCCACCTCCCAGGCGCCGCGCCGATCGCCGACGGCGACGGGCTGGTCTGGTTCAACTTCCGCAGCGACCGCGTCCAGCAGTTCGCCGACGCCCTGCACGACCACCTCGCCGCGACGGGCCGCACCGTGTCCGCGCTCAGCCTCGCCCGCTACGACACCCGCACCCCCATCACCCCGCTCGTCGAGCGGGCGGACGCCTCAGGCGGACTCGGCGACCAGCTGCGGGCCGCCGGCGTCCGCTCGGCGCGCATCGCCGAGGCCGAGAAGTTCGAACACGTCACCTACTACCTCAACGGCCGCGACCGCTCCCCGAGGCCGGTCGAGGAGCACCTCCGGATCACCGACGCCGCTCCGCCGGACTATGTCGCCCGCCCGGAGATGAACATCGACCGGCTCACGGACGCCATCCTGACGGCCACCGCCAGGACCGACCTCCCCCTGGTGGTCGCCAACCTGCCCAACATGGACGTCGTCGGGCACACCGGCGATCTCGACGCCACCGTCGCGGCCTGCGCGCACACCGACCGCGCCATGGCGAGCCTCCTCAAGGCGGCGGAGGAGGCGGGCCGTTGGGTCCTCGCCGTGGGCGACCACGGCAACGCCGAGCGCATGACCACCACCGGCGGCGGCGCGCGGCGCCCCTACGGCGGCCACACCACCCACCCCGTCCCGCTGGCCATCCGCACCGCCGACGGCGGGACTCCCCCGCCCGCCGCCCACGCGACCCTCGCCGACGTCGCCCCCACCGTCCTCCGGCTGCTGGACGTGCCGCCGGGCCTCACCATGACCGGCAAGCCCCTCCTCTGA
- the aroA gene encoding 3-phosphoshikimate 1-carboxyvinyltransferase, which yields MSPTPDARLASAALTVRPVTGFDATVRVLGSKSYTNRYLALAALSGEPTVIDNALLSDDTRYLARAVEAFDHVTCAIDETSARITVTPTGRPMRAPDQEIYVGGAGTPLRFLISMAGHAAGTTVITGNARMRERPMGDLLSALGPLGVAATAAHGNGSPPIRVTGGSFKGGATSVSGAVSSQFTSSLLINALRAESDTEITITDELVSKPYVEMTIAAMAEMGVHLSRAGYRRFTVPAGQHIRGGQVTVEPDASGMSYFLAAAAILGSTVTIPGIGTTSHQGDVHLVDALRRMGCETRADAESVTLTGGRLTAIDIDMEAMPDVVPTLAVVAAHATGTTRITNIASLRVKECDRIAAVTTELRKMGIGVEEHPDAMYITGGTPHGATIDTYDDHRIAMTFAVAGLRTEGVVINDPGCVAKSFPTFWATLDTLHPEGVSTK from the coding sequence ATGTCCCCCACCCCCGACGCCCGCCTCGCCTCGGCGGCGCTGACCGTGCGCCCCGTGACCGGATTCGACGCCACGGTGCGAGTCCTCGGGTCCAAGAGCTACACCAACCGCTACCTCGCGCTGGCCGCGCTCAGCGGCGAACCCACCGTCATCGACAACGCCCTGCTCTCCGACGACACCCGCTACCTGGCGCGCGCCGTCGAGGCGTTCGACCATGTCACCTGCGCGATCGACGAGACGTCGGCCCGTATCACCGTCACCCCCACCGGGCGCCCGATGCGCGCGCCCGACCAGGAGATCTACGTCGGCGGGGCCGGCACCCCGCTGCGGTTCCTGATCTCCATGGCGGGCCACGCCGCCGGCACCACCGTGATCACCGGCAACGCCCGGATGCGGGAACGGCCCATGGGGGACCTGCTCTCGGCGCTCGGCCCGCTGGGGGTGGCCGCCACCGCGGCGCACGGCAACGGCAGCCCGCCCATCCGGGTCACCGGCGGCTCCTTCAAGGGCGGCGCCACCAGCGTCAGCGGCGCGGTCTCCAGCCAGTTCACCTCCAGCCTCCTCATCAACGCGCTGCGCGCCGAGAGCGACACCGAGATCACCATCACCGACGAACTCGTCTCCAAGCCCTATGTGGAGATGACCATCGCGGCGATGGCCGAGATGGGGGTCCACCTCTCCCGCGCGGGCTACCGGCGCTTCACCGTGCCGGCGGGGCAGCACATCCGAGGTGGCCAGGTCACCGTCGAGCCGGACGCCTCCGGCATGTCCTACTTCCTCGCCGCCGCGGCGATCCTCGGCTCGACCGTGACCATTCCCGGCATCGGCACCACCTCCCACCAGGGAGACGTCCACCTCGTCGACGCGCTGCGACGGATGGGCTGCGAGACCCGTGCCGACGCGGAGTCGGTCACCCTCACCGGCGGCCGACTGACGGCCATCGACATCGACATGGAGGCGATGCCGGACGTGGTACCGACCCTCGCCGTCGTCGCCGCCCACGCCACCGGCACCACCCGCATCACCAACATCGCCTCGCTGCGCGTCAAGGAGTGCGACCGCATCGCCGCCGTCACCACCGAGCTCCGGAAGATGGGCATCGGCGTCGAGGAGCACCCCGACGCCATGTACATCACCGGCGGCACCCCGCACGGCGCGACCATCGACACCTATGACGACCACCGCATCGCGATGACCTTCGCCGTCGCCGGGCTCCGCACCGAAGGCGTCGTCATCAACGACCCCGGCTGCGTCGCCAAGTCGTTCCCCACCTTCTGGGCCACCCTCGACACCCTGCACCCGGAAGGGGTCAGCACCAAGTGA
- a CDS encoding molybdopterin-containing oxidoreductase family protein — MTGETSGVSRRGLMRTGAGLGVPALLPVIHPSQASAGTPAAGSGAGTGAARLDGSELAEFTEGSAALTPDRTARTACQFCNANCGLRVDLKADRILAVRGEADDPVQRGQLCVKAGMMPQLTYNERRLTTPLIRVGGAKGSGESRFAAATWDEALRTIAERLLELRDAGQAHTIANRTTGRLPRGTGSLVARLFAMLGSPNNTDVGPVCNDAGANALTATFGLGNFTNGYGVDGASGQEDLGAARHHLFLGTNQAETHPVTFDHLLRARETTGATLTVVDPRLTPTGALADRWVAPKPHTDLALLLGMLYHIVERDLYDAEFVDRWVTGFAELRDHLAHHGHTPRWAAGITDVPAATIEAMAEEYAAARPAAIFCNAGISHQLGAFDTYRVITFLAAVTGNIGRAGGGCNFMHNTWPGDLRLPPLDVDLPEPATAALPVGPDYFAESILTGRPYGLRAVLTQGNPLVSSANTAKVKEAFAALDFYVYAGLFMEEAADYADVVLPVCAGLETEGVYMRRDDRAIRWQERVLAPVGESRPDWQIWIGLAHALAELDTRRPAAEWRRAFPSDWMDYGALWAEFVAHTPGMGGMSEQRLADRAEPLRWPCPSPEHPGVSTLYLDHPSWYEAAESLDAAHRGKRFLTPSGTVEITTPALQLSLASAGHDALPTFYTHPEVTGGHPTVAYGTDFVTNPVNPQALTHPVRLGVPGDGAVHRRYPLMGMTGRPSVVHFASVTHWTDTGKQLNGIRFVQIHPATARAAGIADGAPVRVESPRGSVTGTALLWEGIRRDTVFVPNTFGPAQESGDLFQTPRYEAANTLVDDRYYDNLSGQQAYKCFACRVVAI; from the coding sequence ATGACAGGGGAGACAAGCGGTGTGTCCCGCCGCGGACTCATGCGGACCGGCGCGGGACTCGGCGTGCCGGCGCTGCTGCCGGTGATCCACCCGTCCCAGGCCAGCGCCGGCACGCCGGCCGCCGGATCGGGGGCGGGGACCGGCGCCGCCCGGCTCGACGGGTCCGAACTGGCGGAGTTCACCGAGGGGTCGGCCGCGCTGACGCCGGACCGGACGGCGCGCACCGCCTGCCAGTTCTGCAACGCGAACTGCGGTCTGCGGGTCGACCTCAAGGCGGACCGGATCCTGGCCGTGCGGGGCGAGGCGGACGATCCCGTCCAGCGCGGCCAGCTCTGCGTCAAGGCCGGGATGATGCCGCAACTGACCTACAACGAGCGGCGGTTGACCACTCCGCTGATCCGCGTCGGCGGCGCCAAGGGATCGGGCGAGAGCCGCTTCGCAGCGGCCACCTGGGACGAGGCACTGCGGACGATCGCCGAACGGCTGCTGGAGCTGCGGGACGCCGGGCAGGCCCACACCATCGCCAACCGGACCACCGGTCGCCTCCCCCGTGGCACGGGCTCGCTGGTGGCCCGGCTCTTCGCGATGCTCGGCAGCCCCAACAACACCGACGTCGGCCCGGTCTGCAACGACGCCGGCGCCAACGCGCTCACGGCCACCTTCGGGCTGGGGAACTTCACCAACGGCTACGGCGTCGACGGGGCGAGTGGCCAGGAGGACCTGGGCGCCGCGCGCCACCACCTCTTCCTCGGCACCAACCAGGCCGAGACCCATCCCGTCACCTTCGACCACCTCCTGCGGGCCAGGGAGACGACCGGCGCGACGCTGACCGTCGTCGACCCCCGGCTCACCCCCACGGGGGCACTCGCCGACCGGTGGGTCGCGCCCAAGCCGCACACGGACCTCGCGCTGTTGCTCGGCATGCTGTACCACATCGTCGAACGCGACCTGTACGACGCGGAGTTCGTCGACCGGTGGGTGACCGGCTTCGCCGAGCTGCGCGACCACCTCGCCCACCACGGCCACACCCCCCGGTGGGCGGCCGGCATCACCGACGTGCCGGCGGCGACCATCGAGGCGATGGCCGAGGAGTACGCCGCCGCCCGGCCCGCCGCGATCTTCTGCAACGCGGGGATATCCCACCAGCTCGGCGCCTTCGACACCTATCGCGTGATCACCTTCCTCGCGGCGGTCACCGGCAACATCGGCCGCGCCGGCGGCGGTTGCAACTTCATGCACAACACCTGGCCGGGGGACCTCCGGCTGCCGCCACTGGACGTCGACCTCCCCGAACCGGCCACGGCGGCGCTGCCCGTCGGCCCGGACTACTTCGCCGAGTCGATCCTCACCGGCCGGCCCTACGGGCTGCGCGCGGTGCTCACCCAGGGCAATCCGTTGGTGTCGTCCGCCAACACCGCGAAGGTCAAGGAGGCGTTCGCCGCCCTCGACTTCTACGTCTACGCCGGCCTGTTCATGGAGGAGGCCGCCGACTACGCCGACGTGGTCCTCCCGGTCTGCGCCGGCCTTGAGACGGAGGGGGTGTACATGCGGCGCGACGACCGGGCCATCCGTTGGCAGGAGCGGGTCCTCGCGCCCGTCGGCGAGTCCCGGCCCGACTGGCAGATCTGGATCGGGCTCGCCCACGCGCTCGCCGAGCTCGACACCCGCCGCCCAGCCGCCGAGTGGCGCCGGGCGTTCCCGTCGGACTGGATGGACTACGGCGCGCTGTGGGCGGAGTTCGTCGCCCACACCCCGGGCATGGGCGGCATGTCCGAGCAGCGCCTGGCGGACCGCGCCGAACCGCTGCGCTGGCCCTGCCCCTCCCCCGAACACCCGGGCGTGAGCACCCTCTATCTGGACCACCCCAGCTGGTACGAGGCCGCCGAATCCCTCGACGCGGCCCACCGGGGCAAGCGGTTCCTCACCCCCAGCGGCACGGTGGAGATCACCACACCCGCGCTCCAGCTGAGCCTCGCGAGCGCCGGACACGACGCGCTGCCCACCTTCTACACCCACCCCGAGGTGACCGGGGGTCACCCCACCGTGGCCTACGGCACGGACTTCGTCACCAATCCGGTCAACCCCCAGGCACTCACCCACCCGGTGCGCCTGGGGGTGCCGGGGGACGGCGCCGTGCACCGTCGCTATCCCCTGATGGGCATGACGGGCCGCCCCAGCGTCGTGCACTTCGCGAGCGTCACGCACTGGACGGACACCGGGAAGCAGCTGAACGGCATCCGCTTCGTCCAGATCCACCCCGCCACGGCGCGCGCCGCCGGCATCGCCGACGGCGCGCCGGTCCGCGTCGAGTCCCCGCGCGGCTCGGTCACCGGCACGGCCCTGCTGTGGGAGGGCATCCGCCGGGACACCGTCTTCGTCCCCAACACCTTCGGCCCCGCCCAGGAGAGCGGCGACCTCTTCCAGACGCCGCGCTACGAGGCCGCCAACACCCTTGTCGACGACCGCTACTACGACAACCTCTCGGGCCAACAGGCGTACAAGTGCTTCGCCTGTCGGGTGGTCGCGATCTGA
- a CDS encoding glutamine amidotransferase-related protein translates to MPPTVRPRLALVGDRGNHNEPSHPRIDAMRERWDLSTRWVPTEEIGDDGALAGFDGVWVVPGAPYHHQPGVHIAVRHARERGLPFLGTCGGFFSALIEHAQNVLKLPQAQGVDEDPEKLTHLVTPLTCSLNGETAPLRVAEGSLLSTIYGRTEAEEVFHCSYGLTREFMDEASDGTLRISAWDAEGAPRALEITDHPFFVGSLFQPELSSRPGAEHPILTAFLDAVRRRATAPVGQSAG, encoded by the coding sequence ATGCCTCCTACCGTCCGGCCCCGACTCGCCCTGGTGGGCGACCGGGGCAACCACAACGAGCCGTCCCACCCACGGATAGACGCGATGCGCGAGCGGTGGGACTTGTCCACCCGGTGGGTGCCCACCGAGGAGATAGGCGACGACGGTGCACTGGCCGGGTTCGACGGCGTCTGGGTCGTACCCGGGGCGCCGTACCACCACCAGCCCGGGGTGCACATCGCGGTGCGCCACGCACGCGAGCGGGGCCTTCCCTTCCTGGGGACCTGCGGCGGGTTCTTCAGCGCGCTGATCGAGCACGCCCAGAACGTGCTGAAGCTCCCCCAGGCGCAGGGGGTGGACGAGGACCCGGAGAAGCTGACGCACCTGGTCACCCCGCTGACGTGCTCCCTCAACGGGGAGACGGCACCGTTGCGCGTCGCCGAGGGCTCGCTGCTGTCCACCATCTACGGACGCACGGAGGCCGAGGAGGTCTTCCACTGCTCCTACGGGCTGACGCGGGAGTTCATGGACGAGGCCAGCGACGGCACCCTGCGGATCAGCGCCTGGGACGCCGAGGGCGCGCCCCGCGCGCTGGAGATCACCGACCACCCGTTCTTCGTCGGCAGCCTCTTCCAGCCCGAGCTGTCCTCGCGGCCGGGCGCCGAACACCCCATCCTCACCGCCTTTCTCGACGCGGTGAGGCGGCGCGCGACAGCGCCCGTGGGGCAGTCGGCGGGCTGA